One window of the Rhipicephalus sanguineus isolate Rsan-2018 chromosome 4, BIME_Rsan_1.4, whole genome shotgun sequence genome contains the following:
- the LOC119388774 gene encoding mite group 2 allergen-like Ixo r 2 isoform X1, which produces MLTRTALLFVAFGVAYGQIRDAVYEDCGSTAEIISLQVEPCNSDPCVMKRGTAARVYFELVSDQDSETAVLEATTKLFGITVPVPGVETNMCSGVVKCPIKKGKTYKGVLTMPIASFAPTGKTPLNMKLKGDKGVSVCTNSFMILE; this is translated from the exons ATGCTGACGCGCACCGCTCTTCTTTTCGTCGCCTTTGGCGTCGCCTATGGCCAGATTAGGGATGCTGTCTACGAAGATTGCG GTAGCACCGCTGAAATCATCTCGCTCCAGGTCGAACCATGCAACTCGGACCCATGCGTCATGAAGAGGGGTACCGCAGCCAGGGTTTACTTCGAATTGGTATCtg ACCAAGACAGCGAAACGGCTGTGCTAGAGGCGACAACGAAGTTGTTCGGCATCACTGTGCCAGTGCCTGGCGTCGAAACTAACATGTGTAGCGGTGTTGTCAAGTGCCCCATCAAGAAGGGAAAGACCTACAAGGGAGTCCTAACAATGCCCATCGCATCATTTGCGCCCACT GGCAAAACTCCACTGAACATGAAGTTGAAGGGAGACAAGGGCGTCAGCGTCTGCACCAACTCATTCATGATCCTCGAGTAA